The region TtggttaaatatctaaattaatttggttaattcggcaggtagcacggaaacgggaaacggaaacgatacaaAACGGACACGGgaacacaatttttttttaaaatgaaagacacgaaacgtgggggaaacgtgtaaataacaaaaatatagggatatatttataaaaatattataaaaatatttatgataattaacaaaataattcattttaatatactgaatatttaaaattttattaatatataaaaaaatataatataattcaacacaaataagtatatttggtgtattgtgggcaatgcgaatgtaaaatttatggataactagttagatttttttatttgtgggtattaattttaatttttttacaaatttttaatttttattatttacgaaAATGGCCTGAAACGTTTCatacgggtgtccaagagtttccggttttcgaaacgtttccgaaacgggaaacacAACTTTGTtaaagtttccgtgcttcttacgCCTCAGACAGGCCCGGCCTTAGGCATAGGCCACTAAGGCCTATGCCTAGGGCCTCTACTTTTAGAGGGCCCCATATAAATATGGGgtccttaaaaaaatatttaaatattttataaaaaaatatattatattttattaaatgtgTTTTATTGAAGCTTTTAGTcgtatgtattattttttttattttaaaggttaattaaataaatttaataattaaaaatctaaattgCAAAGGCcccatatttattttaaatcttttaaaaataaaccttttaatatatatatatatatcgggcattttaataatttgtattgtaaatttaattttaaaaaattaaatagactcCTTAGTAATACGTATGTAGTTTCCGACTAATATACcatctaaaataatatttaatttatatatttttatcgtTTAGGGCctaatctatatatattatttaagtttttataattgttttttaaaatgtattttttaaaaatttatcaatggtctattaaaaacatattttataaaaatgaaaaatgaaaaatgaacttaattttatgaaaaaataaaacaagttctttttataaatactttgataaaagtaaatatttttataaatatttaaaaaaatcgcCTAGGGCCTCATCTAGTCTAAGGCCGGCCCTGGACTCAGAGATCGAACTAAACAGGTCGGATAGTGTTTCTGCTGGTTTTCGTGAGTATCAAGTTCTGTTTTTTCTCGAATGCTATGCTAATGGTTACCTATTGGCGTCAATGAATAGACTGTAAATGAGTGGAAAGAAAATTCAGGTTGTCACTCTGTTCAAGAACTGCTCCCTTCATCACGCAATCAGTAAGATAAAAATgcagccaaacgtataaaattcaaaattatacTCCTCCCTTCATTAACATTTTCCAAATAGcataaattaatgaaattaaaaggCAATGTCTTACATTTTCATCTTGAGATAGaaagtttatttatttactagTATTATACTAGTTAGTAGTTACACAAGAAATGACATATTTATAGTTGTGATAAtactaataattattataacatCTGCTCTAATAAACCTCCATGGAACCATTTAATTGAATAATGCATATACTGAAAACAGATTTTGGAAGGTAAAAAGGATTCAAAGCTGAGACTCAACTTCATTTCGTTTACCAAGTCAATagcagttatatatatatacaaggcAAAAGGAATAAAACTAAATCATGCATTATCATGTCAAAGGCTAGGCTCACACTCACCATACAAAGTCATGAACAATATCGCTTTCCGGTCAGCAACTACCTTCTCCAGCATACTAATTCTACCTTCAAGTGTTTCAAATGGATTTCCTTCTTCGCCACTCTCATTTGTATGAACTGACACTTCTCGCGGTTCCGAATTATTAACAGTCTTACTACCTGCAACTGAGGATGAAGGGCTCTGAGATTGGCCTAATGCACTGCCTGCATTTTCACCATCACTCATATCTAAAACTTCTATAGCCACATTTTCGCCAGTTGACGATGAACGACTCAGAGGTTGGCCTAACTGACCAGACACATTTCCACCATCATTGTCGTGTTTGGTCTCGGCTGGTTCATTGGATTTCAGTGTCAGCTGCACAGCATTATCACCGGGAGATGAGTCATTCACATATGGACGACCCGACACAATTTTTCCATTGCTGCCATGTCCATCCTGAACAGCTGCTTCATTATGTTCAACTACTGTATCAGGAATCAAATTTCGACCTGATGCATTTTCATTATCACCCTCCTTATTCTCAACAGCTTCACTTAGCGGAGCTTGCCAAGTCTTAACTTCATGCTTGTTCCTGGATTTTCGCAATTGTGCTATAGTTAGGTGATCTTCCTCACTAGAATCTCCAGCTTCCAACCTTTTACATTTAGGAGGAAATCCAGGAGGAAAGGGAAGATCGTTAATTTCAACAAGAGTCTTTTTGTCTAAACTCTTGACCAAGGTTTTCGATTTCCGCCCAGAATAATTACTAGAATCAAGTACGACACTGTCCATGTTCTTCCGTTTTAGGATCTTTGATGATCTTTTCAAACAGGAAATGATATTTTCGCTATTGGGACTCTGAAGTGGTGCATTCAATGCTCTTAAATCATTCTCTGCCTTCTTTGGCTTGAGACTCTTTCGCATAATTTTAGAAATACATACGAGTTTACATCTCTTATTCTTTTCTCTCGACTGCTTCAGCTCTTTCCTAAGGCATGCTAAACTCTTGTGCCGTTCCAATACTGAATCCTTCCACCACTCCATGTACTTGACTGTAACATCAGTCTCAAAAAGACGAGAGGGCACATAACATTTTACATCAGTAAGTGGTCTATTATAAACATTCCAAGCATCCTCACGATTCTCACTAGATCGAGCAACAAAAGCTGGAACATCTTGATCAAATCCAAATTGCCTTGCTACTCTATGCGGAAGATACTGTTCAATACAATCAGCTCCAATCCCAACTAACTCGGAAACTCTCAAACATCGGAAAAACGACTCTAGCTCTTCATCCAAACACGAATTCACCGACACCCACATTTCTTCCTCCCTATAAAACTTGGGAAACTCCCAATTTTTCACAGGCTTAGTATATGGCCGCCAAACGAAACTCTCTTTCGACGAGTCCAAAACCAGCCTGAGATTCTCAAATTTGCATCTCAGATTATTCCATTGAGCCAATCTTGGCTCACCATTTTCAATATATTTAGGATTGGGCCGCAGCTTTAAAAATCTCTCCCATATCCAAACTTGAACTAATTGAAGTGGAGAAAAAACTGTAACACCAACTATAGATTTATCATAGTTAACATCATTACCAGTGTTTCCAACTAATGAGGACAATGAGACAATTTTTCCTTTCAATAAggttaaatcactataaatattAGCAAGAACTGCTGGTGCTAAAGCAATCCTAACACCTCTAGCTAAATGAATAGCAATTGGAAAAATACGTTCAGAAATAACATCATGAGAAATAGGCAAAACAAACCTTGACAACCAGAGTGAAAGAAATGCTTCATGCTCCAATTCTTCACCATTATCCATGAATCTCTTCAACCAAAGATAATGAGTAGCTTTTTTAGCAGAAGTTCTCCCAAATTCCAGTCTAGTTTCATTCAGTTTCTGTTCAATTTCCCTCAATTCCACAGTTTCAAGAGATTTAAACACGGGGAGACCAAGAACTGAGTACCCATATACCATCATATCCTCTAGAGTAAGTGTAGCTTCACCCCATGGGAAAATGAATGAGTTTGTTTGTGGGCACCATCTCTCTGCAACACCAAGAACCAGATCATTTCTATGGATTTGGTATGTGGAATTCACGATGGCTTCATGTATGCCAGCTTTTTTCCAAGTGGGTTCGTGTAAAGAAGCCATTTTTTGAACCCATTCTCTCCATTCCTTCTGTGGAAATTTCCACCCGTGAAAATGGACAGTGAGAGGCCAATTTTGAGGGTTAAATGTTACCGGTAGAGAATCTGAACAAAGACTGAAATTCTCTTGAAGATCAGTGGATTTAGAGGGTTTTAAGAAGTGGGCTTTTCTTAAAGTTGGGGTTTGGTGATCGGCTGATGAAATCATGAGCTCGTCTCTTGACTCTGTAATGGCGGTTGAGGATGATGATCCGTCCTCCATTGTAGAAGGTGAGTGAAGAATTTTGGTGGGTTTGTTTGTTTGAGAGGGAAGAAATGTCGGGCTGATTTACATTTCTTAACAGTCACACTTAAATTACTTTCTGTCACGTCTCAtcgtttctccattttcttgCCATAATTGCTCGTCACACTTACTGATTTATGATTTTGACATTTCTGACGAACCATTACAGTTCACTGATGAACCAGGCATTATCAgatataaatttgataaataatcaGCAAATTCACTCCACCAATAATCATTTTAATTCTAAGTGTTtatacatttttatcaattatgcctgtaaatttatttttactacaTATTCACCCGAttaatatatgataaattattGAAACCCCCTATGTTTAATTATGAATTACACTAACTCatcctttaatttttataaattcactCTGACATCCTTCATATTTAgatatattatatgattatATTCATATGTTAATTTCTCTGCTAGTCAACTCGGTCAAAAGGAtgagatttgatttttaaatttattttttattcaatttcatccgaaaattgtcaattttttgttatttttctaaaataataaaaatcatgaaaatattatgtaaaatttcaaaatatgtttatagatattttataaacaaaatcaaaaaaaattcttatttaagatttcaacaaataaattattaatcaatTACATTGATGTTGAAAAGTATTAATTTTTCTGTAAGaatcattttattaattatgatatgaaaattattaaaatgtgatgatttataagttttaaatttatctaatatattcatatttaatgaaatttataaacaattttattttaatattttaatctttgaaatgttatataattttttaagaattctttttataaaattatgcaTTGCAGTTCAATGATAGTATCTCTAAAgtaccaaattttttaatttaaagagtttgataataaattaaaacttcaaaaaagcgatgataaatttttttaatgatttttctaTCATTACTCTCTATTTTCAAaggaatgaaaaataaatttttaagaaataattagctacttttatttttacaaataatattttttattcttaatataaaaattgaataaataaataaattaatatatgatattttcattactatttattaaattgaaataaaataaaataaaagtttaatttatttgCTAAATGgaactaaaattattaatatttatgataatataaacaataaataaaaataataaattcaattgAAAATAGAAAATGTAACTAAATTGAATCGAGTTACATGTATCGCATGCTTTTCTTGAAACAGATTTGCCTTCACCGTATGTAAATTGCAAATGTTTTTCAGGATAAAACGAAACACAATAATACCGAAGCGTTGTTCTTAACGAATCAGAATTATCATCCGCATTCTATTACAAAGAATACAATTTTGgagagaaaatttaaaatatttggatgtCTTTTTGCATTGGAGTTGATGGCTTTATATAAccatcaaaattacataacatGCATCTCTTTTATTGTATAATGAAGGAGacatgttataaaaattaaatagcaaGTTACACAATTTAAAttgataagttaaaaaaaattaaaccggaTATTATgtaatttgaagaaaaaaaaattaaaaatgtaaaataaaactTGCACGAGCCTAACTTTATCATTGCATTCGAATGCGAGATTGAGCGATTATCCCTTAAAGTTAGTTGGTAGCTTGGAACTACGCTAATgaacaatttaatataaaccacATCAAGTGAAGTTTCTTAACCAatgtgaaaataaataatttatttttcaaaattcatttttcaagGTGTCACTTCTGAACATcaattctcatttttttttcaaaagctAGAATCTATTAGATCAAGATTCAAGTACAATATAGAAAGCATATGACAAAATCTCACTATATGATCTTTCCAACTCTAATCTATAAAAGACTTAAGAAGAATTAAAGGAAACAAgcaaaacaacaacaacaaaaaaactaGGAAAAAATTAATCGGAAAATTCCACTTTTATTTTgagagatttaaaaaaataaaacataaaatcataaaataatttctttcaaaaaaatgaTAAACTCCATATCATAGATCTACATAGCATAGAGATTTTATGGACGGAGAGGAGGTGATTTTCGATCGAAACCGGATAATCACCTTCTCCCACCCTTTAAAAGatgaagatgaaaaaaaaattaaagagaagGGAGAGCAAAGTTTTAAAGAGAGAAGAATTCTCTTTCACCCTTTTAACTATTTCGAGCATATAAATATACGGCTTTGATCTACTCAAGGTGGAGAATACAAAACCACCAACATTCAACTTTTTCGGATAGTGGGTCCAactcaaaattaaatatcaaaatgacaAATAATCATGTCATTTGAACACCCATATTTaacatttgaaaaattattgcacgcaaCCGTTGCGTCATGTCAGTCGCAACAAAACAATGATGCGTTAGCCACGTGAAAAAAgttgataataaaaaatttagtagtaattaaaaaaatttctatcgCAAATACTCATTGGCTTGTTAacattcttaacatttttcaacaaaatattccttttaaaaatatgtcttatcttcttttaattactatttttaaaaatcaaatatagtAAGATTTTATAACAATATTAATAACTCTGATAGTAAAATCTTCCT is a window of Mercurialis annua linkage group LG2, ddMerAnnu1.2, whole genome shotgun sequence DNA encoding:
- the LOC126667493 gene encoding uncharacterized protein LOC126667493, translating into MEDGSSSSTAITESRDELMISSADHQTPTLRKAHFLKPSKSTDLQENFSLCSDSLPVTFNPQNWPLTVHFHGWKFPQKEWREWVQKMASLHEPTWKKAGIHEAIVNSTYQIHRNDLVLGVAERWCPQTNSFIFPWGEATLTLEDMMVYGYSVLGLPVFKSLETVELREIEQKLNETRLEFGRTSAKKATHYLWLKRFMDNGEELEHEAFLSLWLSRFVLPISHDVISERIFPIAIHLARGVRIALAPAVLANIYSDLTLLKGKIVSLSSLVGNTGNDVNYDKSIVGVTVFSPLQLVQVWIWERFLKLRPNPKYIENGEPRLAQWNNLRCKFENLRLVLDSSKESFVWRPYTKPVKNWEFPKFYREEEMWVSVNSCLDEELESFFRCLRVSELVGIGADCIEQYLPHRVARQFGFDQDVPAFVARSSENREDAWNVYNRPLTDVKCYVPSRLFETDVTVKYMEWWKDSVLERHKSLACLRKELKQSREKNKRCKLVCISKIMRKSLKPKKAENDLRALNAPLQSPNSENIISCLKRSSKILKRKNMDSVVLDSSNYSGRKSKTLVKSLDKKTLVEINDLPFPPGFPPKCKRLEAGDSSEEDHLTIAQLRKSRNKHEVKTWQAPLSEAVENKEGDNENASGRNLIPDTVVEHNEAAVQDGHGSNGKIVSGRPYVNDSSPGDNAVQLTLKSNEPAETKHDNDGGNVSGQLGQPLSRSSSTGENVAIEVLDMSDGENAGSALGQSQSPSSSVAGSKTVNNSEPREVSVHTNESGEEGNPFETLEGRISMLEKVVADRKAILFMTLYGECEPSL